A region of the Muricauda sp. MAR_2010_75 genome:
GTCGTTCAGACAGCTTATGTGACAACTTTTTGGGTAATTTCTCCATATTACAAATGTAGCACTTACTGTTTTTAAACAGTATCTTAGTGGTTGATAAACCTTGCTTAAAATGAAATTTACACTCTCTGTATTTGCACTGTTTTCAACTTTCTTTTTAACAGCGCAAACGAATACTTATACGATCTCATTTGACAATGCCGTACATCATGAAGCCATGATTGAGGCTACTTTTCTAGATCTGAAAATGGATACGGTTTCTTTTCGGATGAGCAGAACCTCTCCAGGAAGATATGCCCTACACGAGTTTGCCAAAAATGTATACGGTTTTAAAGCAATGGACAGTAAAGGGAATCCCTTAAAAATACATCGTCCAAATCCATATGAATGGCAGGTAACCGGACATGATGGTGCCATCGAGATTCAATATATTTTGTTTGCCAATAGAGGAGGCGGAACGTATTCTCAGGTTGATGAAACCCATGCCCACCTTAACATTCCTGCAACCTTTATGTTTTCACCTGAGCTGAGCCAGCGTAAGATTGAAGTGACCTTTGATGTTCGAGAAGATCTCAACTGGAAGGTGGCCACCCAATTGCCATTGGTTTCTGGAACCACCTATTCGGCTCCAAACTTGTATTATTTTATGGACAGCCCTACGGAAATCAGTGATTATACGCTACGGTCTTTTCAGGTTGATGGTAAAACCATTCAATTGGTGTTGCACCACAATGGTACAGATGAAGAAGCTGACATCTATTTTGAAAAAGTAAAAAAAGTGGTGTTGGCCGAAAAAGAGGTGTATGGGGATTTCCCCGATTTTGATTATGACACCTATACCTTTTTGGCCTGTTATATTCCGAATGCTTCAGGGGATGGGATGGAACACAGAAATTCCACCATTCTGACTAGCACACGAAGTTTGGCAGATGGTGGAATGGAGCGGAACATTGGTACGGTTTCCCATGAATTTTTCCATTCATGGAATGTGGAGCGCATGCGGCCCAAATCTTTGGAACCTTTTGATTTTGAAGCTGCCAATATGAGTGGAGAACTTTGGTTTGCGGAGGGGTTCACAAGCTACTATACCAACCTCATTCTATGCCGGGCTGGTCTCATTTCGCCCAAGGAATATGTGGAAGGACTTGCAGGCACCTTCAATTATGTTTGGAATTCGCCGGCCCGTCAGTTTTTCAACCCTATTGAAATGAGCTATCAGGCTCCCTTTGTGGATGCCGCCACTTCGGTAGATCCCGTGAATCGGGAAAACACATTTATATCGTATTACTCCTACGGAAGTGTCTTGGGATTGGCCTTGGATCTTTCCTTACGCCAAAATGGGCTCAACTTGGATGATTTTATGAAAATGGCCTATGAGAAATTCGGGGAAACAGAACATCCATATGCGGTTGAGGGCTTACACCAGACCTTAAACCAATACGCAGGCGAAAAATTCGGTGATACTTTTTTCAATTCCTATATCTACAAAAGTGAAATGCCGGATTATGGGCCACTGTTTGAATCTGTGGGTGTGGTGCTTTCCCAGAGCAACGAAATTCCTTATTTCGGTCCTTATGTTGAAATCAATACAGGTGGTACAGCAACCATTTTGGGCAATCCCACTATGGAAAGCCCGGCTTATGTGGCCGGATTGGATAAGGGCGATGTGATTACAACCATCAATGGTCTTTCCTTTTCAAAGCAGC
Encoded here:
- a CDS encoding M61 family metallopeptidase — translated: MKFTLSVFALFSTFFLTAQTNTYTISFDNAVHHEAMIEATFLDLKMDTVSFRMSRTSPGRYALHEFAKNVYGFKAMDSKGNPLKIHRPNPYEWQVTGHDGAIEIQYILFANRGGGTYSQVDETHAHLNIPATFMFSPELSQRKIEVTFDVREDLNWKVATQLPLVSGTTYSAPNLYYFMDSPTEISDYTLRSFQVDGKTIQLVLHHNGTDEEADIYFEKVKKVVLAEKEVYGDFPDFDYDTYTFLACYIPNASGDGMEHRNSTILTSTRSLADGGMERNIGTVSHEFFHSWNVERMRPKSLEPFDFEAANMSGELWFAEGFTSYYTNLILCRAGLISPKEYVEGLAGTFNYVWNSPARQFFNPIEMSYQAPFVDAATSVDPVNRENTFISYYSYGSVLGLALDLSLRQNGLNLDDFMKMAYEKFGETEHPYAVEGLHQTLNQYAGEKFGDTFFNSYIYKSEMPDYGPLFESVGVVLSQSNEIPYFGPYVEINTGGTATILGNPTMESPAYVAGLDKGDVITTINGLSFSKQQEFDEYLKQFEVGDNLKIDFTRYEKPMTTTLTLGLNPDYSMHLMEDVEQTPAAQMLEQRKAWLKSE